One Trachemys scripta elegans isolate TJP31775 chromosome 4, CAS_Tse_1.0, whole genome shotgun sequence genomic region harbors:
- the KRBA2 gene encoding KRAB-A domain-containing protein 2 encodes MHLTGPLPATKKGYQYILTAPDYVTRWVEAFPLRTKSAYEVVKKIHKIIMQHGYVQQILTDRGPEFNNEYNLEICKKWGIERIFTSPGHPLTNGFAHSTTKSIKRALQKLVDDTGSNWDEFLGDILFSLQSQVNMTTEMSPFRLLYGFEARFPDQVSENYTLPNFEEHGEQFYKEYGIHLKMRKDADVALALSNIAKAAEKSNTKRSSVPCPPEEINEISD; translated from the exons ATGCATTTAACAGGGCCACTGCCAGCGACAAAGAAGGGATACCAGTACATACTGACAGCCCCGGATTATGTTACAAGATGGGTGGAAGCATTTCCACTTCGAACTAAGTCAGCCTATGAGGTAGTAAAGAAAATACACAAGATAATTATGCAGCATGGATATGTACAGCAGATACTGACAGATCGCGGTCCTGAATTCAATAATGAG tatAATCTGGAAATATGCAAAAAGTGGGGAATAGAACGTATCTTCACCAGCCCAGGCCACCCACTAACCAACGGATTTGCTCACAGCACTACCAAATCCATCAAAAG AGCATTGCAGAAGTTGGTTGATGACACTGGGAGTAACTGGGATGAATTTCTTggtgacattttattttctttgcaatCTCAAGTGAACATGACCACCGAAATGTCACCCTTTCGACTGCTGTATGGCTTTGAAGCAAGATTTCCAGACCAAGTCTCAGAGAATTATACG CTACCAAATTTCGAGGAACACGGTGAACAATTCTACAAAGAGTACGGcatacatttgaaaatgagaaAGGATGCTGACGTTGCACTCGCTCTTAGTAATATTGCTAAAGCAGCAGAAAAAAGCAACACCAAACG